The region CCAGCACCTGATCGAGCATCTGCCGGTGCTGAGCGGTGACGCAGAGCACTGAGTGAAAATATTCCGGATACCGCGCCAGTGCCTGAATCACCGGAGCCATTTTGATGGCTTCGGGGCGGGTGCCCACAATGCTCAGAATGGTCAACATGGAACACAACACCGAACGGCGGCAGTGGCCACATTATTGAATATGGCCCTCATGATCGCATGGATCTCCTGCCTGCTCTTTTCCCGGAAATCGAGCAGATTCTCCCTGATTCCGGAATATTCTTTTTTCAGGTACCCAATGCCTGGCGCCAATTCTGCAAGGTTGAACAAATCAATGGATAGCTGCTCCATACCTGCCGCCTTGCAGAATTCTGCATTCTTGGGCTGATACGACAGCGAAAGAAAAGGAATCCCCATCTGGCAGGCAAAGATCAGAGAATGCAGCCGCATTCCCGCAAAGTAGCGGCAGGGGAGGTAGGAATCGGGTGAAAACACATCATCCACCTCGTCAAAAAATGGCCTTAAAAACTCTGAATCCGTTTCCCCACCAGCCTCGGTGTACAAAGGAACCGGAACCAGCCGGGAAAAGTTATCTTGCAATATCTTCACAATCCCCTCTGGCTTCCATTTCTGGAGGGGGTAAATCCGCTCCAGAATGGGAAAGCGATGGTTGAGGCGCTGCATCCAGCGGTCATACCGCCCGCCGTGCTCACCTCTCCAGTATGGCCACGGTCTGAGATTTACACCGCAGGTGTCAGATGAGACCGGATCGATGATTTCAAAAGGGTAGAGGAAGCTCACATCAGGGCCGACGATGACCTTGAAGTGACAGCCAAAGAGTTTCCGGCTCGCCTCATCCCTGACCAGGATGAATTCCGCCCTGTCCTTGATTACTTCGATGAGTCTCAGGTTATCCGAGTGGCAAGCCTCGACGCTGATACCCACACACCCAAACCGTGCTTTCAGGCGTTCGATCAGAGGGGCATAAATGCCAAATCCCCGCAGGATCAGTCCGCCTCCCCCGAAAAGGACATAGTCGCAGCGGTTTAAGTCCTCGATTCTGGCCAAGGCATCGTCAAGCCCTGCTGTAACGAGAAAATCGCTCCCGCCAAAGAATTGCCGGAGGCAAAAGAGCATTCGCTCATCACCGGCATTTTCATGCCCGTACCAGCCGATGAGTCCAAGGCGCATCACTGCTCTCCATAGGTCCAGAGCATGTCAAAGGGCATATCGATAACCGCTCCTTCTACCCTGCCGGAAAACACCCGGTTATACAGTGAGTAGAAAATCTGGGGAACCGCAGCCACCGGGTACTCTCTGGAGCCCTCCACCCCCGGAACCATGTCGGGCTTCCCCCCCTCTGTCCTCTTCAGTCCGCTGTCCGTATCAGGGTAAAAGAGGAGGAGCCTGTCAGCCAGCCTGCGGGCATGGCTGATCAGCCTGACCTTGCCATCATCGTCGAAACACTGAACCAGACCACTGTTCCAGATCAGGTCATAGCGGCGCGAGTGAGAGAAGAAATCCTCCACCAGCAGGTCCGCCGTCAATCCATACCGGCGAAAGTTTCTGGCAGCCTGAAGAATCGGCTCCTCACGCACATCGAGAAGAGTGATCCGGTATCCTTTTCGAGCCAGCCTGAATGAAATGTGCCCGGTGGAACTGCCCGCTTCCAGGATAGAAAATCCCTGATCGAGGAACTTCACCAGGATCTGATAAAAAGCCTGGCTGGTTTTGCTCCACTCGTAGGGACTGTGCCACCTTTTCAGCCACAATCCGACCATAGCCGCTCCAGTTGACAGAAATACTTTGTCCCCCAGGAATTGATTTCGGTGTGAACATGATGATCGAGATTCCCTTCGGCATCCGCATATTGAAACAATCCGCCGCTGTCATGACGGGACTGAACGCCCCTGGCCCAGGCCAGGATTTGGCCTGATTCCTCCTTAAAGCCGGCCTTGAAAAGAAGCATGGCCATCTGAACGCTTCCGGAAACATATGCATAGGGCAATTCGGGAGAATAGGCTAAAAATCCGCTGGGGTGAAGCCGGGGGAGGATTTTATCTTTCAGTTGATCGCGGACAAACTCCATTTCTCCGATCGCCGCCAAACCTTCCAGGCAGTAAGCCATGGGATGAGTCAGGTGAATCGTGCAATTTCTCCGGCCAAAGAGAGCCAGTTTTTCCGCCGCCAGCCGGTACCGTGCCTCACCGCTCAATTCACTGAGCAGGAGCAGTCCCTCGATATTTTTAACCTGAATAGGGGAGAGGGACGTTCCCCAGGTTCCGGTTTTTTCCGCATACCGTGCCCTGGCGCGAAGATCATAGACCGGAAACATGCTGCCATCGGGCAGTTGCATGCTGCACACGAACCCGGCACATGCAATTGCCCTGTCAAGATAGCTCTCTGTGCCTGTCCGTTTGTACAGGCTCACCAGGCCGTGCATGATCTGTGCGGTGTCAAACGTATAGAGCATGTGCCGGTTGGAGAAGCTGGGAAAGCCTCCGCACGGATCCTGTATCCTGATCAGCCGCGCCGCAGCTTCCAGGATTTGAGCCGGAACATCGCCATTGCGGGCTTCATCGGCGAAATAGCTGAGCAGGTATCCGGTAACCTCCGGATAGGGTTTGACCCATCTGCGGCTTGTAACATCATACGAATGGGCCAGCCCGCTCCGGATGCAGGAAAGCAGGAATTTTTCAGCGGATGCGATCGAGCTTCTCGCTTCCCCGGGCACGATCCGGTTCTTAATTTCTGCTGTGCACGATATCATCAAGGACCCTCTGCCATCGGCTCTGCCACGTGTGCTCTGCCAGACACCTCTGGTATGAGTTTTGGGCCATCCATGCTCTCAGGTGCTCTTTTTCCCGATACCAGGATATGATCTGCGGCAATTCACTAGCCCGCAGGTATCCGGCCAGTTCCAGGCCGTACCTGAAATACTGCTCCATTTCAGGGAAAACCTGGCTGATCAGGAGCGTCCGGCAGGCTGCTGCCTCAAAAATCCCCACCTTGACATTCGTATAACCGGCACCGGTTTGAGAGAAAGAAAGATACATTCTGCCTGAGTTAATTGCCCGGACATGATCCTCTCCATGAACCGGGAGAATGCCGCTTCCCCATCCCTTTCCAAAGAGCCCGACGGAGAAGCGTCTTTCGAGCGCTTCTACGATCTTTATCCGGTCAGGACGGGCATGCCCGACTATTACCAGGTCAAACTTCTTTTCAACCTCCGGCAGCGGCCTGTGCAACCTGGGTGAGGCAGCGAAAGGCAGATGATGGATATGGACATCGTGGCTTCCTGTGCCGCTCTTGCCATATTGGTTCTCAAGGGAAAAAGCCGAATTGGTATAGTACAGATCATACAGGTGTGCGTAAATCCTCCCATGATAGGGAAAAACATCAGGATCTGACAGCGAAATACCGATGCAGGTTACCTGCTCTTTTCGAAGGAGCCTGATCGTTTCCGGATCAAGGGACAGTCCGCCGGAATTGACGATGACAAAATCAGCCCGGTGCTCATGAACAATAGATAGAACCCGTTCATGATCAAGCCATTTGACCGGGTTTTTCGGGTTTACCCGGCCATCTTCCCGGTACCAGTTGCCTGGTCCCGAGCCATCGTAAATGCCGGGATCGACAATTTTCAGGTCGCAGAGCTGGGCAAGCTCATGGGCCATGAGAAAGACCACATCGTTTTCTCCCATCCAGTAGCTTCCAAAGTGAATTCCTCTCATGGTCAGTGGTCAGTGGTCAGTAAAGACAGTTGCCGGCGGCCAGTATTTCGTGGGTGCTTCAGGCTATGCACTAATCAGTTCACCCTTTGGTACTGGTACCCCGCAACCCTTCACCCGGGAATCCATGAAGTTCCATACTTCCTGAGAAACCGAGTCCCTGGTAAAAAAGGACCTGGAATGGGTATCGACCGCAAGTTCGGGGATCAGTCCCCAGCACAGGTAGCTTGCGCACACGCAGTCACGGAAGGGGCAGGTGCCGATAGGTTCAAACCGGATCGGTGATTCCGGATCGGCGAAGATATTGCCTGTAGCCCAGCCCTGGCCATTCCGAAGTTTCCTCATGGCCTGATCATAAACCTGAAATGGAGAAAGCCACTTCCACCACCATCCCGGCCAGCCGCTGTTGCCCCAGCATTTTGAATAGCTTCCGGACCCAAGATCGACATTTATGGAGTATTCTCCAGCATGGCAGATTTCGGTTCTTTTCTGCCCGTAAATTCGCTTTTGCAGCTCCCACTGCCTGAAATCACAGGTTTCCTTAACCAGTGCATCCTTTTCCGGAGAATAGGAACCTGATGTTATGGCCCCCTGCTTATCATATCGCCTGGTCATTCCGGCGACGGGCAATAAACCGATCTCTTCCCGGCAGCGTTCGCTTATTTCCCGAAGATACGGAAGATAAGCATCCGAGATGCAGAGGAATAAGGCTATCGATATCCCGGCGGATTTGAGCATCCGTAAATTGTCAAAATAGATATCCAGCGCCTTTTTCTGCTTGAGCTCCAGGTAGTGCAGCGAGGCGTCGAGCTCAAGTCTCGATCTCAGGTCGGGCGGAAAGTCGCAGAATTTTCTGATGACCGGGGTCAGGGTCATATTGGTCGTATAGGAGACCACATGGCCATGAGATAACATCCCGTGCGTAAAATCGATGATTCCCTCCCAGAGGAGGGTCTCCCCCGATGAGGCTGCTCCGAAGAATATCGGCCCGCCGAATCTCGCAGGTTCAAAGCACCTGATCATATGATCGACCGGGTAGGCAAATTCCCCCTTTTTCCCCTTGTGAGAGCCTACATAGCAGTAAGCGCAGTCCAGATTGCAGATGCTGCCGGGGATCCCTGCCCAAACGATTTTGCTCGGTCCCATTCCTCCTGGTTCTTTATCCATATTTTTCGTATCCCTTGGTCCTTTATCCATGATTTATCCTCTCCAGCTTCCAGTCGAAGTTTCCGAGAACACAGCCATAGCGCCAGGCATCCTTGATATTTCTCAGCCTTGATCCCGTGTCTACAATCATGAAACTGACTGCATCCTGATGAAAATCCTCTTTGGAAACAGCAGGGATGTGGGCTTCAACCAGGATTTTATAGCCGTCAGGCACCAGAAAATTACCGGGAACACGCAGGCTGCACAGGTATTTCCCGGGCTCAAGCGCAATGATGCTGCCATCGTTTGAATCCGAAAGATTGGTAAAGCAGACTCTCGATCCGTGAACGCTTTCGATCAGTACGCCAATGTCAACATCACGGACAGGAACACGAACCTCTATGGCCAGGTTGATCAGAAAAGGGTGCTTGACATCGAACTCGGAGAGAACCCTGCCGTCGCAGGACGAAACCCATATCCGCCGGAAGCCGACCCTGGCTGTCTTAGGCGGCTCAAGGATGGTGTCGGAGCCTGAAGCATCCGAACTGGTGAGATAGCTCTGAACAACCGGTTCCGTTTCCCCGATCTGCCGGATATGCCCTGCATCCAGCCAGATACAGCGGGGGCACAGGCTGCTGATGGCTCCCATATTGTGACTGACAAACAGCACGGTTCTGCCGCCCCTGGCCACATCGTTCATCTTGCCCAGGCATTTTTTCTGAAAGGCCGCATCCCCGACTGCCAGAACCTCATCCACCAGCAGGATCTCGGGCTCAAGGTGGGCGGCCACGGCAAAGGCCAGCCGCACGTACATGCCGCTCGAATAGCGCTTGACCGGCGTGTCGAGGAATTTCTCAATTTCGGCAAAGGCCACTATCTCATCGAACCTGGACCTGATCTCAACCCTGCTCATGCCCAGGATGGCCCCGTTCATGAAGATATTCTCCCGGCCGGTAAGTTCGGGATGAAAGCCGGTGCCAACCTCAAGAAGACTTGCCACCCGGCCCCGCAGCCGGATTTCACCTTCGGTCGGCTCGGTGATCCGGCTCAGGATTTTCAGCAGGGTGCTTTTCCCGGCACCATTGCGGCCAATAATGCCGATGACCTCACCCTGCCGGACGTCAAAAGAGATATCCCGCAAGGCCCAAAATTCCCTGACAGGACCGCTGCTGCTGCTGTTCGACCACCTGGCCTTGCCGCCGCTGAAGGGTGCCTTGAAAAAATCGGCTACTGTGTCGCGCAGCGTCTTGTACCGCGGCCTTGCGTGACTCATCCCCAGCCGGTATCGCTTGCCGATGCCGCATACTGAAATAATGGGCTTACTCATGGGAAGAATACTTACTGCTCTTCACTGACCACTGGCCACTGACCACTCTCTTCTGGCTTCTGACTCCTGGCTCCTGACTCCTGACTCCTGACTCCTGTTTAGATGACATCGGCAAAAGTCTTCTCCATCCTCCTGAAGTAGGCCGCACCGCTCACCATGAGCAGGAGGGTCACCAGCGAGGACAGGACCAGCCCTGGCAGATAGAGAGAGACTTTTTGCCCCAGCAGGCACCAGCGGAATCCGTCAATCGCGCCCACCATCGGATTCATCGAGTAGAGCAGCCGCCACTTCTCCGGCACAACACTGCTGCTGAAGCCAACGGGCGAAATATAGAGGCCGGCCTGCACCAGGAAAGGCACGACATAGCGCACATCCCGGTACTCGACATTCAGGGCGCACAGCCAGAGTCCACAGCCGATGGAAGTCCCAAGGGCCAAAAGGAAAAAGAACCCCAGCCAGAGCACGGCCAGGCCGGGCACAATCCGGTACCAGACCATCATGCCGATCAGAACGGCCAGCGAGATGAGAAAGTCAGCCAGTCCTGACAGGACCGCGGACAGGGGAATGATGAGCCGGGGGAAGTAGACCTTGGAAACCAGGCTGGCATTGGCGATCAGGGAACTGCTGCTTTCAGTCAGGGTATTGGCCAGAAACTGCCACGGCAGCAGGGCCGTAAAGGTCAGGACCGGATACGGAACACCATCGGATGGCAGGCGGGCGATCCGGCCAAAGATGACCGAGAATACGACCATAGTCAGGAGGGGCCGGATAAAAGCCCAGGCAATGCCGACTGCCGTCTGTTTGTAGCGGACCAGGATATCGCGCCAGGCCAGAAAGCCGAAAAGCTCGCGGTACTCCCAAAGCTCCGCCCAGTCAATCCCGACCCAGCCTGATGAAGGCTTAATGATGCGTTCTCCGGCAATCACCCCTTTGATCCTTCCCGGTCCGGTCTCACGCTCCCTGGCCCTGGCCGGCGCCAATGGTTGAGCCGCGCCTGGTTGCCTCAAGTTCCCTGGCCCTGGCATAATGGATTGCGGCTTCCTGCTCTTTTCCCTCCCGGGACAGAATAATCCCGAGGCTGTAGTGGGCACGGGCATAGCCGGGATTGAGTTGCAGCGCCCTGGCATAATGGGCCTTGGCCTCTTCGAATTTCCCCTGGGTGGCCAGAACAACCCCAAGGTTGTAGTGCGCCTTGTCCCAATCGGGTTTGATCCGCAGGGCCTCACGGTAGTGGGTTTCGGCTTCCGTAAGCTTTTCCTGCCTGGTCAGGACAATGCCGAGGTTATTATGGGCGCAGGCATAGTCGGGCTTGATCCTGGTGGCCGCAATATAGTGGATTGCGGCCTCTTCATATCTTCCCGCATCGGCCAGGGCAACGCCAAGATTATAATGGGCCAGATAATTATCGGCGGTCACTTCGAGGGCATGCTGAAACAGGGTAAAACTGCTCTTCCAGTAACCTGTCTGACGCCAGGTAAAGATCATCAAGACCACAAGAACACCAGCGGCTGATGAGGCCAGAAACACCCTGCGGTATCGCCAGGCGGATAAAAGGCCGGGAATGGTCCAGGCAGCCATGATGAACAGCCCGATGACCGGCACGTAAGTATAACGGTCAGCCATGCCCTGCCGCCCGACCTGCACCAGCCCGATAACCGGCACCAGGGTGCCGAGATACCACAGCCAGCCTACGATCAGACAGGGGTGGTTTCGGACTGTGCCGATGGCCAGAGCAGTCAGCCCCGCCAGCAGCAGGCCGGATGCAGCCACGTGCCACAGCGGCCAGGTCACCGGGTGCGGATAGAAGACAGCCAGATTGTGCGGCCAGAATACCCTGGCCAGGTAGGAGCCGTAAGATACGACGGCATTGATCAGCCGGGCCGTGAAGGGAATGGCTTCCAGGGAGGCTACCGCCCCTGCCTGATGCTGCGCGGACAGGGTCAGTAAACTCCAGAATGCCGAAAAGGCCAGGAGAGGGACTTTTTCCAGAAGCAGGCGGATTAAACTTCGAGGCATTCCTGTCGTCTGGAATCGGTGCAGCGGCCAGTAATCGAGCAAAAGCAAGACAAACGGCAGGCTCACCAGCATCGGCTTGGCCAAAAGACCGAGGCAAAACAGGAGGAAAACCGAAAGATACCTGCCGAGCGCAGGCCTGCGGACGTAGCGGACCCAGGCCCCCAGGGTCAGCATCCAGAAGAACGTGCTCAGAACGTCCTTGCGCTCAGCAATCCAGGCCACCGATTCCACATGCAGAGGATGCAGGGCAAACAGCGCAGCTACCAGGGCACTTGGCCAGAGCGAGCCGGTTGCAAGATTGAGGACCCAGAACAGCAGCAGGGTATTGAGCAGGTGAAGAAGCAGGCTGGTCAGATGATGGCCGCCCGGATTCAATCCGTAGAGCTGGCAATCCATCATGTGTGACAGCCAGGCCAGGGGATTGCAATTGCCTCCATGCCGGGTGGTAAAAGCCCATTTGATTCCCTGGAAGGTCAGACCGGCCCGGACATGATGATTTGCAGTTACAAACTGATCGTCGTCGAAGTTGACAAACCCGCAGCCAAGCACCTGCGCAAAAGCGAGGTAGGTAGCCAGAACGAGAAGCAGGCTGATGAGAAGATGCCAGATACGGTGGTTCATGGATGAGTTTTCCGGGGACGAGGTTAGAGAGCAATCATCATTAAGCTATAGACAAAGCTTCGCCCCGTCAGTTACATGGCGCGGGAATTCCGCGGCCGGCTAAATAATCCTTCCCCTCACCTTATCAGACCAATTCCGATCCGGGAGTAAACATCTTGACAGCACGGGTTAGATCCTGCGGGGTATCGACATCAACCCAACGGCGCTGACCGATCAGCACAGGATTGAACCTTACCGCACCCTCGGCCATGAGATCCCGGATCAGGACCTCGTAACGATCGTCAGTCTTGCCAAGGTTAAAATGCAGATTGAGACGGGGCATAAGATGTTTGCGTAAAAAGTCGAAAGATAATTTGTAGGCATTGACGGTTTTATAAACCTTTGCCGGATCAGCGGCCGGATATTTCTCCTGCTCCCCATCCAAAATCATCCGATCCACCAGACCGCTGCTATCGAGAGAAACCAGCGGACCGTTCATGAATTCAGGGTTAAGCCGGTCAATAACCATGGCATTACGGTGCGGACAGGTGATCAGGTCGAGCAAAATCCCTTCCTCCAGAAACGTGTCACCTTCAAGCAGCAGGACATCCGAGTAGAAGAACCCCTGAGCATACCATAGTGAAGCAATGTTATCGGTATAGCCATACAGGGGATTCTCCAGAAAGGTGACCTGAATGCCCTGGTAGTTAATACCGATTCTCTGGCGAATAGCGCTGCCCAGATAGCCAACCACAATGACCACATACTCGATACCGGCATTGGAGAGATTTTGCAGAATGTGATCGAGAATAGTGGTCCTGGCAATGGGAATCAGACTCTTGGGTATGGTCTGGGTCAGGGGGAACAGGCGCTTCCCCTGGCCTGCCGCTAAAATGATAGCAGTATCAACAGCCATTTTTTCCCCTCTCATACTATTTTTATCGTCCCGCCCAAAGTTTTCACCAGTCCAAAACGAAGAAAAAGTGTGATCTCTCAAAGCCGGGCTGTCGTGCTCCGAACAACCTGCCAAAATTCAGCAGTCCAATTACCCATGAAAGGTCGCGGAGAAAAGAAGCCGAAGAGATAACTTTCCAGCAAAAAGGCGGTAACTATTGCCGATTTCAAAAAATTCAATGGGGGAAAAATGAAAAAGAATCACCTGCTTCTCTTCTGCCTTACCGGATTGAGTTTTTTCCTGTTTGTCACAGATTCTCCGGCTGTTATGAGGAAAGTCACCCTTTCGGACCTTATCAGCAGGGCCAGGCATATCTGCTACGGCCAGGTCGCAGACCTCACCAGCGAGTGGAATGAAAGCATGACCGCTATTTCCACAACTGTCAGACTTTCAGTTTTCGAGAATCTGAAAGGAAAAGCCCCTGCCTCCCTCAGCTTTACGGTAGCAGGGGGAGTGGTAGGAGAGATCGGCCAGAGGAATTCCAATAGCCCGCTCTTTTGGCCGAATGAACGGGTGATTGTGTTTATCGATTCCCAATCCCGGCTGGTGGAGGAATTTCAGGGCAAATTTCAGGTGTATGAAGGCCTGGTCAGGGAACGGGGCTTGCTGCTCAAGGCATTTTTTGATGAAATCAGAAATGTTCAATCCGCTCTGATGGAAGGAAACTTCTTTCCCCGGCCCGCCGAGCAGGCGGGGAATAATTCATCTTTCTGCGATTACTCGATTTCCGGCTACCGATGGTGTGAGGAAAACCCGATGGGAGAGAATTTTTATTTCAATACCAGGATCACCGAGAACCAAAGGTCTGCCTGCATGAGTGCAGCTTTAACCTGGAATAACAGCGGAGCCTGCTTTCAATTCTCCTATGGTGGAATCACGCAAGTCACCGGGACCAGTTATGATGGAACCAGTGTCATCTACTGGGGCAGCCAATTGTCTGAGCAAACCCTGGCCCAGACTACCTATTGGTATACAGCCTCCACTGGATGCCTGCTGGAAGTTGATTGCGGATTCAATGCCCAACTGGCCTGGAGCACGACGGGCGATGGATCAGCCTATGACATAGAAACCTGCATGCTGCATGAATTCGGGCATTACCTTTCCCTGAACCACAGCCAGAATCCTGAGGCTGTTATGTACCCCTATTATTCAGGCATCAAAAGGTCCCTGAGTGATGACGATAAGGCAGGAATTATTCGCCTGTATGGCACGTGCGGGGTGGGAGAGGAGCCTGCCTGGGATTCGACCTATCAGTTGTCGATCGGGTCCCCGGAAAGCCTTGCCCTTCTCAGAAACTACCGGGACCAGGTTCTGCGCCGCAATCCAAGCGGAAGCCTTGAGGTTCGGCGACTGTATTCCCAGTCATCGGAATTACTCCGGGTGCTGGCTTCAAACCCCAAGCTTATCCTCCAGGCGCACCACCTTATCGAGGAGAACCTGCCTGAAATTCAGAAGGCAGTCAATCATCAGGATGCCGTTTTACAGGACCAGGAGGGAATCTCTGCCTTTATGGACAGCCTGGCCTCTTCGGGGTCCCGCAGGACACGGGCCTGGCTCGGAGGGCTGAAACGGGACATGGTGAGGTGTCAGCGGACCGGGCGGAAATTTCATGGCTTCCGGATCGAGCGGTGATCGTCTCCCGTCTCCGGGTCGGATCAAGGCATCGTAAGGTATGAGCGGCCAAAGAGAGAAAAAACATAAAGCAAAAATTGGCTGAAAATTATTGAAAATGAACTCAAGTCGAAATATTCAAAGAATAAACCAAAGGCGGCCACACGATGAGCACTATTACACATGGAGTAGAATTATTCAATAAACCTACGGCAAGGAAAAAGCTCAAATTGCAATAAGAGATAGCGAGGAAATAGCTGATGTCAAAAATAAGGAATTGACAACAAAAGGAGACCTGCGGGAAGTGGAATTGAAACTGACCA is a window of bacterium DNA encoding:
- a CDS encoding polysaccharide pyruvyl transferase family protein → MRLGLIGWYGHENAGDERMLFCLRQFFGGSDFLVTAGLDDALARIEDLNRCDYVLFGGGGLILRGFGIYAPLIERLKARFGCVGISVEACHSDNLRLIEVIKDRAEFILVRDEASRKLFGCHFKVIVGPDVSFLYPFEIIDPVSSDTCGVNLRPWPYWRGEHGGRYDRWMQRLNHRFPILERIYPLQKWKPEGIVKILQDNFSRLVPVPLYTEAGGETDSEFLRPFFDEVDDVFSPDSYLPCRYFAGMRLHSLIFACQMGIPFLSLSYQPKNAEFCKAAGMEQLSIDLFNLAELAPGIGYLKKEYSGIRENLLDFREKSRQEIHAIMRAIFNNVATAAVRCCVPC
- a CDS encoding phosphocholine cytidylyltransferase family protein, giving the protein MAVDTAIILAAGQGKRLFPLTQTIPKSLIPIARTTILDHILQNLSNAGIEYVVIVVGYLGSAIRQRIGINYQGIQVTFLENPLYGYTDNIASLWYAQGFFYSDVLLLEGDTFLEEGILLDLITCPHRNAMVIDRLNPEFMNGPLVSLDSSGLVDRMILDGEQEKYPAADPAKVYKTVNAYKLSFDFLRKHLMPRLNLHFNLGKTDDRYEVLIRDLMAEGAVRFNPVLIGQRRWVDVDTPQDLTRAVKMFTPGSELV
- a CDS encoding ABC transporter permease; translation: MAGERIIKPSSGWVGIDWAELWEYRELFGFLAWRDILVRYKQTAVGIAWAFIRPLLTMVVFSVIFGRIARLPSDGVPYPVLTFTALLPWQFLANTLTESSSSLIANASLVSKVYFPRLIIPLSAVLSGLADFLISLAVLIGMMVWYRIVPGLAVLWLGFFFLLALGTSIGCGLWLCALNVEYRDVRYVVPFLVQAGLYISPVGFSSSVVPEKWRLLYSMNPMVGAIDGFRWCLLGQKVSLYLPGLVLSSLVTLLLMVSGAAYFRRMEKTFADVI
- a CDS encoding prenyltransferase/squalene oxidase repeat-containing protein, whose protein sequence is MISCTAEIKNRIVPGEARSSIASAEKFLLSCIRSGLAHSYDVTSRRWVKPYPEVTGYLLSYFADEARNGDVPAQILEAAARLIRIQDPCGGFPSFSNRHMLYTFDTAQIMHGLVSLYKRTGTESYLDRAIACAGFVCSMQLPDGSMFPVYDLRARARYAEKTGTWGTSLSPIQVKNIEGLLLLSELSGEARYRLAAEKLALFGRRNCTIHLTHPMAYCLEGLAAIGEMEFVRDQLKDKILPRLHPSGFLAYSPELPYAYVSGSVQMAMLLFKAGFKEESGQILAWARGVQSRHDSGGLFQYADAEGNLDHHVHTEINSWGTKYFCQLERLWSDCG
- a CDS encoding matrixin family metalloprotease, giving the protein MKKNHLLLFCLTGLSFFLFVTDSPAVMRKVTLSDLISRARHICYGQVADLTSEWNESMTAISTTVRLSVFENLKGKAPASLSFTVAGGVVGEIGQRNSNSPLFWPNERVIVFIDSQSRLVEEFQGKFQVYEGLVRERGLLLKAFFDEIRNVQSALMEGNFFPRPAEQAGNNSSFCDYSISGYRWCEENPMGENFYFNTRITENQRSACMSAALTWNNSGACFQFSYGGITQVTGTSYDGTSVIYWGSQLSEQTLAQTTYWYTASTGCLLEVDCGFNAQLAWSTTGDGSAYDIETCMLHEFGHYLSLNHSQNPEAVMYPYYSGIKRSLSDDDKAGIIRLYGTCGVGEEPAWDSTYQLSIGSPESLALLRNYRDQVLRRNPSGSLEVRRLYSQSSELLRVLASNPKLILQAHHLIEENLPEIQKAVNHQDAVLQDQEGISAFMDSLASSGSRRTRAWLGGLKRDMVRCQRTGRKFHGFRIER
- a CDS encoding tetratricopeptide repeat protein is translated as MNHRIWHLLISLLLVLATYLAFAQVLGCGFVNFDDDQFVTANHHVRAGLTFQGIKWAFTTRHGGNCNPLAWLSHMMDCQLYGLNPGGHHLTSLLLHLLNTLLLFWVLNLATGSLWPSALVAALFALHPLHVESVAWIAERKDVLSTFFWMLTLGAWVRYVRRPALGRYLSVFLLFCLGLLAKPMLVSLPFVLLLLDYWPLHRFQTTGMPRSLIRLLLEKVPLLAFSAFWSLLTLSAQHQAGAVASLEAIPFTARLINAVVSYGSYLARVFWPHNLAVFYPHPVTWPLWHVAASGLLLAGLTALAIGTVRNHPCLIVGWLWYLGTLVPVIGLVQVGRQGMADRYTYVPVIGLFIMAAWTIPGLLSAWRYRRVFLASSAAGVLVVLMIFTWRQTGYWKSSFTLFQHALEVTADNYLAHYNLGVALADAGRYEEAAIHYIAATRIKPDYACAHNNLGIVLTRQEKLTEAETHYREALRIKPDWDKAHYNLGVVLATQGKFEEAKAHYARALQLNPGYARAHYSLGIILSREGKEQEAAIHYARARELEATRRGSTIGAGQGQGA
- a CDS encoding class I SAM-dependent methyltransferase, which translates into the protein MVGLWLKRWHSPYEWSKTSQAFYQILVKFLDQGFSILEAGSSTGHISFRLARKGYRITLLDVREEPILQAARNFRRYGLTADLLVEDFFSHSRRYDLIWNSGLVQCFDDDGKVRLISHARRLADRLLLFYPDTDSGLKRTEGGKPDMVPGVEGSREYPVAAVPQIFYSLYNRVFSGRVEGAVIDMPFDMLWTYGEQ
- a CDS encoding glycosyltransferase; translation: MRGIHFGSYWMGENDVVFLMAHELAQLCDLKIVDPGIYDGSGPGNWYREDGRVNPKNPVKWLDHERVLSIVHEHRADFVIVNSGGLSLDPETIRLLRKEQVTCIGISLSDPDVFPYHGRIYAHLYDLYYTNSAFSLENQYGKSGTGSHDVHIHHLPFAASPRLHRPLPEVEKKFDLVIVGHARPDRIKIVEALERRFSVGLFGKGWGSGILPVHGEDHVRAINSGRMYLSFSQTGAGYTNVKVGIFEAAACRTLLISQVFPEMEQYFRYGLELAGYLRASELPQIISWYREKEHLRAWMAQNSYQRCLAEHTWQSRWQRVLDDIVHSRN
- a CDS encoding ABC transporter ATP-binding protein — encoded protein: MSKPIISVCGIGKRYRLGMSHARPRYKTLRDTVADFFKAPFSGGKARWSNSSSSGPVREFWALRDISFDVRQGEVIGIIGRNGAGKSTLLKILSRITEPTEGEIRLRGRVASLLEVGTGFHPELTGRENIFMNGAILGMSRVEIRSRFDEIVAFAEIEKFLDTPVKRYSSGMYVRLAFAVAAHLEPEILLVDEVLAVGDAAFQKKCLGKMNDVARGGRTVLFVSHNMGAISSLCPRCIWLDAGHIRQIGETEPVVQSYLTSSDASGSDTILEPPKTARVGFRRIWVSSCDGRVLSEFDVKHPFLINLAIEVRVPVRDVDIGVLIESVHGSRVCFTNLSDSNDGSIIALEPGKYLCSLRVPGNFLVPDGYKILVEAHIPAVSKEDFHQDAVSFMIVDTGSRLRNIKDAWRYGCVLGNFDWKLERINHG
- a CDS encoding radical SAM protein; protein product: MDKGPRDTKNMDKEPGGMGPSKIVWAGIPGSICNLDCAYCYVGSHKGKKGEFAYPVDHMIRCFEPARFGGPIFFGAASSGETLLWEGIIDFTHGMLSHGHVVSYTTNMTLTPVIRKFCDFPPDLRSRLELDASLHYLELKQKKALDIYFDNLRMLKSAGISIALFLCISDAYLPYLREISERCREEIGLLPVAGMTRRYDKQGAITSGSYSPEKDALVKETCDFRQWELQKRIYGQKRTEICHAGEYSINVDLGSGSYSKCWGNSGWPGWWWKWLSPFQVYDQAMRKLRNGQGWATGNIFADPESPIRFEPIGTCPFRDCVCASYLCWGLIPELAVDTHSRSFFTRDSVSQEVWNFMDSRVKGCGVPVPKGELISA